A DNA window from Actinokineospora baliensis contains the following coding sequences:
- a CDS encoding ROK family protein → MAAEQHVVAVDVGGTSIKAALVDRDLRAVATLREPTRRDGEVADVGQIAELVDRLAAGHDVVGAGVAVPGIVDDGLGLVRAAVNLGWVDVALRDRLTAQTDVPLLVRHDVRTGGLAEFTVGAGKGADDALFISVGTGIAAAVQVDGRTLGASGYAGEIGHVVVDPGGAVCGCGTQGCLETLAAAPAFARRYEQRTGRTISDAAGVAGLLATDPDAQAVWQDAVNALATALLDAVTLFGPAIIIIGGGVAEAGETLVGPVREELYSRLKFQRRPEVVRAALGQDAGRVGAALLGWQAAKS, encoded by the coding sequence ATGGCAGCGGAGCAGCACGTGGTCGCCGTCGACGTAGGGGGTACCTCGATCAAGGCAGCCTTGGTCGACCGGGACCTGCGCGCCGTGGCGACCCTGCGCGAGCCGACCAGGCGCGACGGCGAGGTGGCCGACGTCGGCCAGATCGCCGAGCTGGTCGACCGGCTCGCCGCCGGGCACGACGTGGTGGGCGCGGGCGTCGCCGTCCCCGGCATCGTCGACGACGGGTTGGGCCTGGTCAGGGCCGCGGTGAACCTCGGCTGGGTGGACGTGGCGCTGCGCGACCGGCTCACCGCCCAGACCGACGTCCCGCTGCTGGTGCGCCACGACGTGCGCACCGGCGGCCTGGCCGAGTTCACCGTCGGCGCGGGCAAGGGCGCCGACGACGCCCTGTTCATCTCCGTGGGCACCGGCATCGCGGCGGCGGTCCAGGTGGACGGCCGCACGCTAGGCGCCTCGGGCTACGCGGGCGAGATAGGTCACGTCGTGGTCGACCCGGGCGGCGCGGTGTGCGGCTGCGGCACCCAGGGCTGCCTGGAGACCCTCGCCGCCGCCCCCGCCTTCGCCCGCCGCTACGAACAGCGCACCGGCCGCACCATCTCCGACGCCGCCGGGGTAGCGGGCCTGCTCGCCACCGACCCCGACGCCCAAGCGGTCTGGCAAGACGCCGTCAACGCCCTCGCCACCGCCCTGCTCGACGCCGTGACCCTCTTCGGCCCCGCCATCATCATCATCGGCGGCGGCGTCGCCGAAGCGGGCGAGACCCTGGTCGGCCCGGTCCGCGAGGAGCTCTACAGCAGGCTCAAGTTCCAACGCCGCCCAGAGGTCGTCCGAGCCGCCCTCGGCCAAGACGCGGGCCGCGTGGGCGCCGCCCTGCTGGGCTGGCAAGCCGCGAAGAGCTGA